In the Streptomyces sp. cg36 genome, one interval contains:
- a CDS encoding glycosyltransferase: protein MSAPSPYRFVGRVATGDTHVDRPELARRIAEVLAGPGRPGNLSVLGHRRVGKTSLVARVVERADRDDLAVVRIDVDRHNSAIDLFQAIVAGVTARLPGIPELEPLCRVVLAAREWYDLDSAVVAFFQELGRQGHYALLVLDEFERAPRVMTDLNGFQLLRALASEAGFPVGLITVSRRPIIEIETDAAGGSILNGVLVARCHVGVFSPVEAARMMDRAKEAGVDLSAVAPELLERSGSHPYLLEVLCHRVVRTYEETGAIDVAAAHAAEAEEFRAHFARLVQAVDADTAGQGVDLLKAVAGGVEVPCSPALQLLLDLGVVIRNGGELRLFSKEFASFVRAVGEEPAVAPRTPGHRCTALVVATEWNSAHGGLSTFNRQLCLALAAQRVRVLCMVLDATDQEVAEADKAGVTLLRRRPTPGAPELSRLIRPPELADGVVPDLVIGHGRITGPAALMQAEDHFPGARKLHFVHMAPDEIEWHKLDRADDAGESAESRTKIEVALGRAADHLVAVGPRLHGRFLGYFAPHDDAPDPLRFDPGFDLLVPGKDGAGTRQRKVPGGTPLTVLLMGRVEDASLKGVDLAAGACGLVAQWRHEAGLRSVELVVRGIPAGGSARQLARLAEWAACDRLSIVPRPYTTDTDDLADDLRRSSLVVMPSRAEGFGLVGVEAIVAGTPVLVSEKSGLGELLRRELGTERAGHWVVPMSGDTARDTQTWARGIDRMLRASDKEFALAETLRKELARDRPWSRSADALLTELGL, encoded by the coding sequence ATGAGCGCACCCAGCCCGTACCGCTTCGTCGGCCGGGTGGCCACCGGCGACACCCATGTGGACCGGCCCGAACTGGCCCGCAGGATCGCCGAGGTGCTGGCCGGCCCCGGCCGCCCGGGCAATCTGAGCGTGCTGGGCCACCGGCGGGTCGGCAAGACCAGTCTGGTGGCGCGGGTCGTCGAGCGGGCCGACCGCGACGACCTCGCGGTGGTCCGGATCGACGTCGACCGGCACAACTCCGCGATCGACCTGTTCCAGGCGATCGTGGCGGGAGTGACCGCGCGGCTGCCCGGCATCCCCGAACTGGAGCCGCTGTGCCGGGTCGTCCTGGCCGCGCGGGAGTGGTACGACCTGGACAGCGCGGTGGTCGCGTTCTTCCAGGAGCTCGGGCGGCAGGGCCACTACGCCCTGCTGGTCCTGGACGAGTTCGAACGCGCCCCCCGGGTGATGACCGACCTGAACGGCTTCCAGCTGCTGCGGGCACTGGCGAGCGAGGCCGGGTTCCCGGTCGGGCTGATCACCGTGTCGCGCCGCCCGATCATCGAGATCGAGACGGACGCGGCGGGCGGATCCATCCTCAACGGCGTGCTGGTGGCGCGCTGCCACGTCGGGGTGTTCAGCCCCGTGGAGGCGGCCCGGATGATGGACCGGGCCAAGGAGGCGGGGGTCGACCTGAGCGCGGTGGCGCCCGAGCTCCTGGAGCGCTCCGGATCCCACCCCTACCTCCTGGAAGTGCTCTGCCACCGGGTGGTGCGCACGTACGAGGAGACGGGCGCGATCGACGTGGCGGCGGCGCACGCGGCGGAGGCGGAGGAGTTCCGGGCGCACTTCGCGCGGCTGGTGCAGGCCGTCGACGCGGACACGGCGGGCCAGGGCGTCGACTTGCTGAAGGCAGTGGCGGGCGGCGTCGAGGTCCCGTGCTCACCGGCGCTCCAACTCCTCCTGGACCTCGGTGTGGTCATCCGCAATGGAGGTGAACTCCGCTTGTTCTCCAAGGAGTTCGCCTCCTTCGTGCGTGCCGTCGGTGAGGAGCCCGCCGTCGCGCCGCGCACCCCCGGCCACCGGTGCACCGCGCTGGTGGTGGCCACCGAGTGGAACTCGGCGCACGGCGGTCTGAGCACCTTCAACCGGCAGCTGTGCCTCGCGCTCGCCGCACAGCGCGTGCGGGTGCTGTGCATGGTGCTCGACGCGACCGACCAGGAGGTGGCCGAGGCGGACAAGGCCGGTGTCACCCTGCTGCGCCGGCGGCCCACGCCGGGCGCGCCCGAGCTGAGCAGGCTCATCCGGCCGCCGGAGCTGGCCGACGGGGTGGTGCCCGACCTGGTGATCGGCCACGGCCGGATCACCGGCCCGGCGGCGCTGATGCAGGCCGAGGACCACTTTCCCGGCGCCAGGAAGCTCCACTTCGTCCACATGGCCCCCGACGAGATCGAATGGCACAAGCTCGACCGCGCCGACGACGCGGGGGAGAGCGCGGAGTCCCGTACGAAGATCGAGGTGGCGCTGGGCCGGGCCGCCGACCACCTGGTGGCCGTCGGGCCGCGCCTGCACGGGCGCTTCCTCGGCTACTTCGCGCCGCACGACGACGCCCCCGACCCCCTGCGCTTCGACCCCGGGTTCGACCTGCTCGTACCCGGAAAGGACGGGGCCGGGACCCGGCAGCGCAAGGTGCCAGGCGGAACGCCGCTGACGGTGCTGCTGATGGGCCGGGTCGAGGACGCCTCCCTCAAGGGCGTGGACCTGGCGGCGGGGGCCTGCGGCCTGGTCGCGCAGTGGCGGCACGAGGCGGGGCTGCGCTCCGTCGAACTCGTGGTCCGGGGGATCCCGGCGGGCGGCTCGGCGCGGCAGCTCGCGCGGCTCGCCGAGTGGGCGGCCTGCGACCGGCTGAGCATCGTGCCCCGCCCCTACACCACCGACACCGACGACCTCGCCGACGACCTGCGCCGCTCCAGCCTGGTGGTGATGCCCTCGCGCGCGGAGGGCTTCGGCCTGGTGGGGGTGGAGGCGATCGTGGCGGGCACACCGGTCCTGGTCAGCGAGAAGAGCGGGCTCGGTGAACTGCTCAGGAGGGAACTGGGCACCGAACGGGCCGGTCACTGGGTGGTTCCGATGTCCGGCGACACCGCCCGGGACACCCAGACCTGGGCGCGCGGGATCGACCGCATGCTCCGGGCCAGCGACAAGGAGTTCGCCCTGGCGGAGACCCTGCGCAAGGAGCTGGCACGGGACCGTCCCTGGTCCCGGTCGGCGGACGCGCTGCTCACCGAACTGGGTCTGTGA
- a CDS encoding NACHT domain-containing protein, translating to MILDWGWYVLLLLLAALGVSVWILRKQSRTFRSLVDRRLASMESLGFAALGERTLSMDEGYVDLLLEPLAPDRHDAGAAGPGSDPMWGNDLVRRLSRSPGRVFVVLGGPGSGKTTLMRYAASALNRRVSLPLGLPGTRYPVLLYLRDHTARIVEGDGPDITAVVAGSPRANALPTSWLTRWLQRGRCVVLLDGIDEVGGLEERARAMAWVRRQIDTYPRNTWVITSRPYGYRADALAEATVLGIQELGQGQIRRFLLQWCRAMEVRPFGFDARRRGPRPDDPRGHGPRLAEGSARDLLDRVSRSPSVAELAANPLLLTMIAAMYPYRGSLPGTAADFYRETTQLLLYRRQLAKGIDGPDDLSPSQKSRVVRALAFGMMEAGRRSASVRLAERSIGPLLDRLRWPSSTARFLDSLRESGMLVVSGEEDFAFVSHGLQEYLAAEHVLAHGSARTLIPHLDDPSWRETIVFWASETDAAPIVEACLDAATPWALDLARACESVSREIAPELRAALARQERRDGAHPAPGALAVYAEEHWAGAAHEVMRRAALEGRRIGPDDLSALPRLRRPGTGGRPAGERAAALLSRAVLNAELGRAREAAQYRFQGLVALAAAMRHESREASRDLSLAALRCLPGPDRTTAAVGAAVLGYLGADPGQPVEEAVARAVAELYESAGRSACDALVPLLAEDKEAARLVLGALAADDRLTSRASEHLGARGDGAPDWTPAVDAWRRERRRLAYCLGTLLKLGLSEESLVEAEAQIAACRRSAPAAMELGAVADALAELRVCAGAWRFDEKDGALRAAGRIAGAVRAAIRGAPTELAVELVEPVARRIEELVADARHQLAVDRPPRPRLGPAVPRARLRDGTVTVALKVSNADGSAPVESAWLAVTSVPPGRAPGPGRVDLPSAVRGGGSRTVLVRVERGDGPTDAEGEEAEQDVELEVALHHRTRTGTGDAVVVQRLTVPVDREFRPIEPNPFAQGALGRPVAEPGMFKGRDELVDGLRAGLRAASSPGAGIAIFGQKRTGKSSISLHLLQRLSERDGLPVVDAGSLGQLTPQRTEGTEGRLLGALLWRILDGANRGTTGGGPPLLPPGFDRWKLITSPDPVHDCSKLFIDYRAAHPDRPPWVVFIDEFQYMDQWIGAGLVPPSFMQAFKAIIEKQLFHLVLVGQNHLESLIAADPNAFGVFGKVRVSHLDDEGARSLIQDPVRLGAAAGETSRYEGAAVAEIIRLTGKNPFYIQLFCFHLVRYLNDERAALVTEADVAEVAEHLLSEMKAADFDNLESPEPAGSGLTATDVRAVLAAVARASSDGPATLADIERCYPGELPRALLTALVEREIVRYGSGGHRIVVGLYEAWLRRYYGAPEGTA from the coding sequence GTGATTCTGGACTGGGGCTGGTACGTCCTGCTCCTTCTCCTGGCCGCGCTCGGAGTGTCCGTCTGGATACTCCGCAAGCAGTCCAGGACCTTCCGTTCGCTCGTCGACCGCAGGCTCGCCTCGATGGAGAGCCTCGGATTCGCCGCCCTCGGCGAACGCACCCTGAGCATGGACGAGGGATACGTCGACCTCCTTCTGGAACCCCTGGCCCCGGACCGGCACGACGCGGGCGCGGCGGGTCCGGGCAGCGACCCGATGTGGGGCAACGACCTGGTGCGCCGCCTCAGCCGTTCGCCCGGCCGGGTGTTCGTCGTGCTGGGCGGACCGGGCTCGGGCAAGACGACGCTCATGCGCTACGCCGCGAGCGCCCTGAACAGACGGGTCTCCCTGCCCCTGGGACTACCGGGAACGCGCTACCCCGTACTGCTGTACCTGCGCGACCACACCGCGCGGATCGTCGAGGGCGACGGCCCGGACATCACCGCCGTCGTCGCCGGGTCGCCCCGGGCGAACGCCCTGCCCACCAGCTGGCTGACCCGCTGGCTGCAGCGCGGCCGGTGCGTCGTCCTGCTCGACGGCATCGACGAGGTGGGCGGTCTGGAGGAACGGGCGCGGGCCATGGCCTGGGTGCGCCGCCAGATCGACACCTACCCGCGCAACACCTGGGTGATCACGTCCCGCCCGTACGGCTACCGGGCGGACGCGCTCGCGGAGGCGACCGTGCTGGGCATCCAGGAACTCGGCCAGGGGCAGATCCGCCGGTTCCTGCTCCAGTGGTGCCGGGCGATGGAGGTCCGCCCGTTCGGATTCGACGCGCGAAGACGCGGCCCCCGGCCCGACGACCCGCGAGGACACGGCCCCCGGCTCGCCGAGGGCAGCGCGCGCGACCTCCTCGACCGCGTGTCGCGATCCCCTTCCGTGGCGGAGCTGGCCGCCAACCCGCTGCTCCTCACCATGATCGCCGCCATGTACCCGTACCGGGGCTCGCTGCCCGGCACGGCCGCCGACTTCTACCGGGAGACGACCCAACTCCTGCTCTACCGGAGGCAGCTGGCCAAAGGGATCGACGGGCCCGACGACCTCTCGCCGAGCCAGAAGAGCCGAGTCGTGCGCGCCCTGGCCTTCGGCATGATGGAGGCGGGACGCAGGAGCGCGTCCGTGCGGCTCGCCGAGCGGAGCATCGGGCCCCTGCTCGACCGGCTGCGGTGGCCCAGCTCCACCGCGCGCTTCCTGGACTCGCTGCGCGAGAGCGGCATGCTCGTGGTCAGCGGCGAGGAGGACTTCGCGTTCGTCAGCCACGGGCTGCAGGAGTACCTCGCCGCCGAACACGTCCTCGCGCACGGCTCGGCGCGCACCCTGATCCCGCACCTCGACGACCCTTCCTGGCGCGAGACCATCGTCTTCTGGGCCTCGGAGACCGATGCCGCCCCGATCGTCGAAGCATGTCTGGACGCGGCCACCCCCTGGGCCCTCGACCTGGCCCGGGCCTGCGAGTCCGTCAGCCGGGAGATCGCCCCCGAGCTGCGCGCGGCCCTCGCCCGGCAGGAGCGCCGGGACGGCGCGCACCCGGCCCCGGGCGCGCTCGCCGTGTACGCGGAGGAGCACTGGGCGGGCGCGGCCCACGAGGTGATGCGCCGCGCGGCGCTCGAAGGCAGGCGGATCGGCCCCGACGACCTCTCGGCCCTGCCCAGGCTGCGGCGCCCGGGTACCGGCGGTCGCCCCGCCGGGGAGCGGGCCGCCGCGCTGCTGTCGAGGGCGGTGCTCAACGCCGAACTGGGCCGCGCCCGCGAGGCGGCCCAGTACCGGTTCCAGGGACTCGTCGCGCTGGCGGCGGCCATGCGCCACGAGAGCCGGGAAGCCTCGCGCGACCTGAGTCTGGCCGCGCTGCGGTGCCTGCCCGGCCCGGACCGCACGACCGCCGCCGTCGGCGCCGCCGTCCTCGGCTATCTCGGGGCGGACCCCGGACAGCCCGTGGAGGAGGCGGTGGCCCGCGCGGTGGCGGAGCTGTACGAGTCGGCCGGGCGCTCGGCGTGCGACGCGCTCGTCCCGCTGCTCGCCGAGGACAAGGAGGCCGCCCGGCTGGTGCTGGGGGCGCTGGCCGCCGACGACCGCCTCACCTCGCGGGCGTCGGAGCATCTGGGCGCCCGGGGAGACGGCGCCCCGGACTGGACCCCGGCCGTGGACGCCTGGCGGCGCGAGCGGCGCCGGCTGGCGTACTGCCTGGGCACGCTGCTGAAGCTCGGCCTCAGCGAGGAATCGCTGGTGGAGGCCGAGGCGCAGATCGCCGCGTGCCGCCGGTCGGCGCCCGCGGCCATGGAGTTGGGTGCCGTCGCCGACGCGCTCGCCGAACTGCGCGTCTGCGCCGGGGCGTGGCGGTTCGACGAGAAGGACGGCGCGCTCAGGGCCGCCGGACGGATCGCGGGCGCGGTACGGGCCGCGATCCGCGGCGCGCCCACCGAACTCGCCGTGGAACTCGTCGAACCCGTCGCCCGCCGCATCGAGGAGCTGGTCGCCGACGCCCGCCACCAGCTGGCCGTGGACCGGCCGCCCCGGCCCCGGCTCGGCCCGGCGGTGCCGAGGGCCCGGCTGCGCGACGGGACCGTCACCGTGGCCCTGAAGGTGAGCAACGCGGACGGCAGCGCGCCGGTGGAGTCCGCCTGGCTCGCCGTGACCTCGGTCCCGCCCGGCCGGGCACCCGGGCCCGGCCGCGTCGACCTGCCCTCGGCCGTGCGCGGCGGCGGCTCCCGGACGGTGCTGGTCCGCGTCGAACGGGGCGACGGGCCGACGGACGCCGAGGGCGAAGAGGCCGAGCAGGACGTGGAGTTGGAGGTGGCGCTGCACCACCGGACCCGCACCGGCACCGGGGACGCCGTGGTCGTCCAGCGGCTGACGGTGCCCGTGGACCGGGAGTTCCGGCCGATCGAGCCGAATCCGTTCGCCCAGGGCGCGCTCGGACGCCCGGTGGCCGAACCCGGCATGTTCAAGGGGCGCGACGAACTGGTCGACGGGTTGCGGGCCGGGCTGCGGGCCGCCTCCTCGCCGGGCGCGGGCATCGCCATCTTCGGCCAGAAGCGCACCGGGAAGTCGTCCATCAGCCTGCATCTGCTACAGCGGCTCAGCGAGCGCGACGGCCTGCCGGTGGTGGACGCCGGAAGTCTGGGACAGCTGACCCCGCAGCGCACCGAGGGCACCGAAGGGCGGCTGCTGGGCGCCCTGCTGTGGCGGATCCTGGACGGGGCGAACCGCGGCACCACCGGCGGCGGACCGCCCCTGCTACCGCCCGGCTTCGACCGCTGGAAGCTGATCACCAGCCCCGACCCGGTGCACGACTGCAGCAAACTGTTCATCGACTACCGCGCGGCCCACCCCGACAGGCCCCCGTGGGTCGTGTTCATCGACGAGTTCCAGTACATGGACCAGTGGATCGGCGCCGGTCTCGTACCACCCTCGTTCATGCAGGCGTTCAAGGCCATCATCGAGAAGCAGCTCTTCCACCTCGTGCTCGTCGGGCAGAACCACCTGGAGAGCCTGATCGCCGCCGACCCCAACGCCTTCGGTGTCTTCGGCAAGGTCCGGGTCAGCCACCTCGACGACGAGGGCGCGCGCTCGCTCATCCAGGATCCGGTACGGCTGGGCGCGGCGGCGGGGGAGACCAGCCGGTACGAGGGGGCGGCCGTCGCCGAGATCATCCGGCTGACCGGCAAGAACCCCTTCTACATCCAGCTGTTCTGCTTCCATCTGGTGCGGTACCTGAACGACGAGCGGGCCGCGCTGGTGACGGAGGCGGACGTGGCCGAGGTCGCGGAGCACCTGCTGAGCGAGATGAAGGCCGCCGACTTCGACAACCTGGAGTCCCCGGAGCCGGCCGGCAGCGGCCTCACGGCGACCGATGTGCGGGCCGTCCTCGCGGCGGTGGCGCGGGCCTCGTCCGACGGCCCGGCGACCCTGGCCGACATCGAACGCTGCTACCCGGGCGAACTGCCCCGCGCGCTCCTCACCGCGCTGGTCGAACGCGAGATCGTCCGGTACGGGTCGGGCGGTCACCGCATCGTCGTCGGCCTCTACGAGGCATGGCTGCGACGGTATTACGGAGCCCCGGAGGGAACAGCATGA